In a genomic window of Occallatibacter riparius:
- a CDS encoding PadR family transcriptional regulator: MGSVSAPAPLTPAVFAILLSLAEGDKHGYAIMKEARTPQGGGVAMGPGTLYGTLDRLIRDGLVEESGLSDDERRRYYRLKAQGRTALAAELARLDAAVASARSQGLLPHRSRS; this comes from the coding sequence ATGGGAAGCGTTTCAGCACCCGCCCCGCTCACGCCCGCCGTATTCGCCATCCTGCTCTCCCTCGCTGAAGGTGACAAGCACGGCTACGCCATCATGAAGGAGGCGCGCACGCCGCAGGGTGGCGGCGTTGCCATGGGCCCCGGCACGCTCTACGGTACGCTCGACCGCCTCATCCGCGACGGTCTGGTGGAGGAGTCTGGCCTGTCCGACGACGAGCGCCGGCGCTACTACCGGCTCAAAGCACAGGGCCGCACCGCTCTTGCTGCTGAACTCGCGCGCCTTGATGCCGCGGTCGCCTCGGCGCGCTCGCAAGGCCTGTTGCCGCACCGGAGCCGCTCATGA
- a CDS encoding DUF421 domain-containing protein — MMHALLSDMFHLQLPILEKLLRPVLVYLTLIVLVRVFGKRELAQLNPFDLIVLLSLSNTVQNAIIGDDNSVTGGVIGAFGLLTINWLVVRTLYKAPRLNRMLEGRSTVLVNDGKVDRKAMEHERLTREELMEIIHRQGFEHLHEVGRVVLEPNGTFYVEALEPSRTDNQHRDLITRLDALTGEISALRARLDEGS, encoded by the coding sequence ATGATGCACGCGCTCCTCAGCGACATGTTCCATCTGCAGCTTCCCATCCTCGAGAAGCTGCTTCGCCCTGTCCTGGTCTATCTCACGCTGATCGTGCTGGTGCGCGTGTTCGGAAAGCGCGAGCTTGCCCAGTTGAATCCGTTCGATCTGATCGTGCTGCTCTCGCTGTCAAACACCGTTCAGAACGCGATCATTGGCGACGACAACTCGGTAACCGGCGGGGTCATCGGCGCATTCGGCCTGCTCACCATCAACTGGCTGGTGGTCCGTACGCTCTACAAAGCGCCGCGCCTCAACCGCATGCTCGAGGGCCGCTCCACCGTGCTGGTCAATGATGGCAAAGTCGACAGGAAAGCCATGGAGCACGAGCGCCTCACCCGCGAAGAATTGATGGAAATCATCCACCGCCAGGGCTTCGAACACCTGCACGAGGTCGGCCGAGTCGTGCTCGAACCGAACGGGACCTTCTATGTTGAGGCCCTCGAGCCCTCGCGTACCGATAACCAGCACCGCGATCTGATCACCCGCCTCGATGCCCTCACCGGCGAAATCTCTGCCCTGCGCGCACGCCTCGACGAAGGCTCCTGA